The following are encoded together in the Thiobacillus sp. SCUT-2 genome:
- a CDS encoding serine/threonine protein kinase: MDTPHPYSALTPDCALDALDSTGLRADGRLLALNSYENRVYQMGVEDAAPVVVKFYRPGRWSDAAILEEHAFTAELAEREIPVVAPLALNGATLHLHAGYRFAVYPKQGGRMPEFDRAETLEWMGRFLGRIHAVGAMARFAHRPTLDLDSFGYASRDVLRDWLPADLKPAWDSVVDHALQSVAYCYARAGAVAAIRLHGDCHAGNVLWTDAGPHFVDFDDARMGPAVQDLWMLLSGEREQQQAQLNEILAGYEDFMEFDPRELHLVEALRTLRLIHHAAWLARRWDDPAFPAAFPWFNTQQYWQARILELREQIALMDEPPLVA; this comes from the coding sequence ATGGATACGCCCCATCCCTATTCCGCGCTGACGCCGGACTGCGCGCTCGACGCGCTCGACAGCACCGGCCTCAGGGCCGACGGCCGCCTGCTGGCGCTCAACAGCTACGAGAATCGCGTCTACCAGATGGGCGTCGAGGACGCGGCGCCGGTCGTGGTCAAGTTCTACCGCCCCGGACGCTGGAGCGATGCGGCGATCCTCGAGGAACATGCCTTCACGGCGGAACTCGCCGAACGGGAGATTCCGGTCGTCGCGCCGCTCGCGCTGAACGGCGCCACGCTCCACCTGCACGCCGGCTACCGCTTCGCGGTCTACCCGAAGCAGGGCGGCCGCATGCCGGAGTTCGACCGCGCCGAGACGCTCGAGTGGATGGGCCGCTTCCTCGGGCGCATCCACGCGGTCGGTGCGATGGCGCGCTTCGCGCACCGGCCGACGCTCGATCTCGACAGCTTCGGCTATGCCTCGCGCGACGTCCTGCGCGACTGGCTGCCGGCGGACCTGAAGCCGGCGTGGGACAGCGTCGTCGACCACGCCCTGCAGAGCGTCGCGTACTGTTACGCACGTGCCGGCGCCGTGGCCGCGATCCGCCTGCACGGCGACTGCCACGCGGGCAACGTGCTGTGGACCGATGCCGGGCCGCACTTCGTCGATTTCGACGACGCCCGCATGGGACCTGCGGTGCAGGATCTGTGGATGCTGCTGTCCGGCGAGCGCGAGCAGCAGCAGGCACAACTGAACGAGATCCTCGCCGGCTACGAGGACTTCATGGAATTCGATCCGCGCGAACTCCATCTGGTCGAGGCGCTCAGAACCTTGAGGCTGATCCATCACGCGGCCTGGCTCGCGCGGCGCTGGGACGACCCGGCCTTCCCTGCCGCGTTTCCGTGGTTCAATACGCAGCAGTACTGGCAGGCGCGCATCCTCGAACTGCGCGAGCAGATCGCGCTGATGGACGAACCGCCGCTGGTGGCCTGA
- a CDS encoding N-acetylglutaminylglutamine amidotransferase, translated as MCGIAGEFRFDNTRPDAAAMARMLAKLARRGPDAEGQHADGPVRLGHRRLAIIDLSPRSAQPMADAASGTALVFNGTIYNYPELRAELIERGHVFHSDGDTEVILRAWLEWGETCVERLHGMFAFAIWDREKLFLARDRLGIKPLYYSETLGCFRFASTPQALIAAGGVDTGIDAVALHHLFTLHAVVPAPRTILNGIRKLAPGTTLTVNARGELTHRRYWSLKAQRPAVAKTEAEWTEAIHASLRQAVKKRIEIADVKVGVLLSGGLDSSLLVALLAEQGVPDLMTFTVGFEDQPEERGNEFEYSDPVAAMYHTRHHKYLIPNAEVLRRLPEAVDQMSEPMFAQDAVAFYLLSEQVSKTVKVVQSGQGADEVFGGYFWYPRMAAETGGSALERFRRHYFDRDHDEFLQLATPPYHGPDYTAETVAAHLAEPFADEFIDQVLRMDTTMLITDDPVKRVDNMTMAWGLEARVPFLDHQLVELAAAMPPELKLASEGKHVLKTIARGLIPDAVIDRKKGYFPMPALKYVRGDFLDFMRDILNSQACRARGVYQRSYVDTLLDAPERHHTRIQGSKLWHLALLEYWLQRHA; from the coding sequence ATGTGCGGCATTGCAGGGGAATTCCGTTTCGACAACACGAGGCCGGACGCCGCGGCGATGGCGCGCATGCTGGCGAAGCTGGCGCGGCGCGGCCCCGACGCCGAAGGCCAGCACGCCGACGGCCCGGTGCGGCTGGGCCACCGGCGGCTGGCGATCATCGACCTGTCGCCGCGCTCGGCGCAGCCGATGGCCGACGCCGCGAGCGGCACCGCGCTGGTTTTCAACGGCACGATCTACAATTATCCGGAACTGCGCGCCGAGCTGATCGAGCGCGGCCACGTCTTCCACTCGGACGGCGACACCGAAGTCATCCTGCGCGCCTGGCTCGAATGGGGCGAGACCTGCGTCGAGCGCCTGCACGGCATGTTCGCGTTCGCCATCTGGGATCGCGAAAAGCTGTTCCTGGCGCGCGATCGCCTCGGGATCAAGCCGCTCTACTACAGCGAGACGCTCGGCTGCTTCCGCTTCGCCTCGACGCCGCAGGCGCTGATCGCGGCGGGCGGCGTCGACACCGGCATCGACGCCGTGGCGCTGCACCACCTGTTCACGCTGCATGCCGTGGTGCCGGCGCCGCGCACCATCCTCAACGGCATCCGCAAGCTCGCCCCCGGCACCACGCTGACGGTGAACGCGCGCGGCGAGCTCACGCACCGCAGGTACTGGTCGCTCAAGGCCCAGCGGCCGGCGGTCGCGAAGACCGAGGCCGAGTGGACCGAAGCGATCCACGCGAGTCTCCGCCAGGCGGTCAAGAAGCGCATCGAGATCGCCGACGTCAAGGTCGGCGTGCTGCTGTCCGGCGGCCTCGACTCGAGCCTGCTGGTCGCGCTGCTCGCCGAGCAGGGCGTGCCCGACCTGATGACCTTCACGGTCGGCTTCGAGGACCAGCCCGAGGAACGCGGCAACGAATTCGAGTATTCCGACCCGGTGGCGGCGATGTACCACACGCGCCACCACAAGTACCTGATCCCGAATGCCGAGGTCCTGCGGCGGCTGCCCGAGGCGGTCGACCAGATGAGCGAGCCGATGTTCGCGCAGGACGCGGTGGCCTTCTACCTGCTGTCGGAGCAGGTCAGCAAGACGGTCAAGGTGGTGCAGAGCGGCCAGGGCGCGGACGAGGTCTTCGGCGGCTATTTCTGGTACCCGCGCATGGCGGCGGAAACCGGGGGCAGCGCGCTGGAGCGCTTCCGCCGCCATTACTTCGACCGTGACCACGACGAGTTCCTGCAGCTGGCGACGCCGCCGTATCACGGCCCCGACTACACGGCGGAGACGGTCGCCGCCCATCTTGCGGAACCTTTCGCCGACGAATTCATCGATCAGGTATTGCGCATGGACACGACCATGCTGATCACCGACGATCCGGTGAAGCGCGTCGACAACATGACCATGGCGTGGGGACTGGAGGCGCGCGTGCCCTTCCTCGACCACCAGCTGGTCGAGCTGGCCGCGGCGATGCCGCCGGAACTGAAACTCGCATCGGAGGGCAAGCACGTGCTGAAGACCATCGCGCGCGGCCTGATTCCCGATGCGGTGATCGACCGCAAGAAGGGCTACTTTCCGATGCCGGCGCTCAAGTACGTTCGCGGAGACTTTCTCGATTTCATGCGGGACATCCTGAATTCGCAGGCCTGCCGCGCGCGCGGCGTCTACCAGCGCAGCTACGTCGACACGCTGCTCGATGCGCCCGAGCGGCATCACACCCGCATCCAGGGCAGCAAGCTGTGGCACCTGGCGCTGCTGGAGTACTGGCTGCAGAGGCATGCTTGA
- a CDS encoding lytic murein transglycosylase: MLDRFGHHARPLPLSGSLGERAARLVVLLAALAASPAHAQGDFGSWLAGFRQEAAEQGISSATLDAALTGVTPDERVIALDRRQPEFLQTFSDYLRRRVTDAFVAQGQALLAEHAALLDAVEQQYGVPKTVLVAFWGLETRYGAVQGDLNVPASLATLAWEGRRSGFFRGELLDALRIIDAGHVSAHEMTGSWAGAMGQMQFMPSTFRAYAVDGDGDGRIDVWHSLPDAMDSAAHYLQRAGWRAHAPVAIEVRLPEGFDWRQARVFHRLQVAEWTAMGVAAADGSVLPEGAGRAGIVLPQGWQGPAFMVFDNFDVVMKWNRSQNYALTVAQLASQLAGGHAVFAGGGEPGALSVADFRWLQQALDELGYDAGTPDGFPGPRTQTAVRLYQALHRLPVDGYAGPSLLAHVRQAHAEAAAAGTLVLAPPPTFAGEDEAP; this comes from the coding sequence ATGCTTGATCGGTTTGGGCATCACGCTCGCCCCCTCCCCCTCTCGGGGAGCCTTGGGGAGAGGGCGGCCCGCCTCGTCGTCCTGCTGGCGGCACTGGCGGCGAGTCCCGCGCATGCGCAGGGCGACTTCGGCAGCTGGCTCGCCGGCTTCCGCCAGGAGGCCGCGGAACAGGGCATCTCGTCCGCCACGCTGGACGCCGCGCTCACCGGTGTGACGCCGGACGAGCGCGTGATCGCGCTGGACCGCCGCCAGCCCGAATTCCTGCAGACCTTTTCCGACTACCTGCGGCGGCGCGTCACCGACGCCTTCGTCGCGCAGGGGCAGGCGCTGCTGGCCGAGCACGCCGCGCTGCTGGATGCGGTCGAGCAGCAGTACGGCGTGCCGAAGACCGTGCTGGTGGCGTTCTGGGGGCTGGAAACGCGCTACGGCGCGGTACAGGGCGATCTCAACGTCCCGGCGAGCCTCGCCACGCTGGCCTGGGAAGGCCGCCGCAGCGGGTTCTTCCGCGGCGAGCTGCTCGACGCGCTGCGCATCATCGATGCCGGCCACGTCAGCGCACACGAGATGACCGGCTCGTGGGCCGGCGCGATGGGACAGATGCAGTTCATGCCGTCGACCTTCCGCGCCTATGCGGTCGATGGCGACGGCGACGGCCGCATCGACGTGTGGCATTCGCTGCCCGACGCGATGGATTCCGCGGCGCACTACCTTCAGCGTGCGGGCTGGCGCGCGCACGCGCCGGTGGCGATCGAGGTGCGGCTGCCGGAGGGGTTCGACTGGCGGCAGGCGCGGGTCTTTCATCGCCTGCAGGTTGCCGAGTGGACGGCGATGGGCGTGGCCGCCGCCGACGGGAGCGTCCTGCCGGAAGGGGCCGGGCGCGCCGGCATCGTGCTGCCACAGGGCTGGCAGGGGCCCGCCTTCATGGTGTTCGACAACTTCGACGTCGTGATGAAGTGGAACCGTTCGCAGAACTACGCGCTGACGGTCGCCCAGCTGGCGAGCCAGCTGGCAGGAGGCCACGCCGTGTTCGCGGGCGGGGGCGAGCCGGGCGCGCTCAGCGTCGCCGACTTCCGGTGGCTGCAGCAGGCGCTCGACGAGCTCGGCTACGATGCCGGCACGCCGGACGGCTTCCCCGGTCCGCGTACCCAGACCGCCGTTCGCCTCTACCAGGCGCTTCACCGGTTGCCGGTCGACGGCTACGCCGGGCCGAGCCTGCTGGCGCATGTCCGGCAGGCGCATGCCGAAGCGGCGGCGGCAGGCACGCTGGTTCTCGCGCCTCCGCCCACCTTCGCCGGCGAGGACGAGGCGCCCTGA
- a CDS encoding DUF2237 family protein, translating to MSDARNVLGGLLQVCSVAPLTGFVRDGLCHTGPQDLGSHTVCAQMTEAFLEYSRSRGNDLVTPVPEYGFPGLKAGDRWCVCAARWLEAAEDGVAPPVVLDATHERALKVIAVADLEYHALRHSAHPGPERPEA from the coding sequence GTGAGCGACGCGCGCAATGTTCTGGGCGGGCTGCTGCAGGTATGCAGCGTCGCGCCGCTGACCGGCTTCGTGCGCGACGGCCTCTGCCACACGGGGCCGCAGGACCTCGGCAGCCATACCGTCTGCGCGCAGATGACCGAGGCTTTCCTGGAGTATTCGCGGAGTCGCGGCAACGACCTCGTCACCCCCGTTCCCGAATATGGCTTTCCCGGCCTCAAGGCGGGCGACCGCTGGTGCGTGTGTGCCGCGCGCTGGCTCGAGGCTGCGGAGGACGGCGTCGCGCCGCCGGTGGTGCTGGACGCCACCCACGAGCGTGCCCTCAAGGTGATCGCGGTGGCCGATCTGGAATACCACGCCCTGCGTCATTCCGCTCATCCTGGCCCGGAAAGGCCCGAAGCATGA